From one Triticum urartu cultivar G1812 chromosome 3, Tu2.1, whole genome shotgun sequence genomic stretch:
- the LOC125542595 gene encoding putative disease resistance protein RGA3, whose translation MATILESLLGSCANKLKDIITNEAILILGVEEELAELLRRVELIRCCIYDAEKRRTKELAVNNWLGQLRDVIYDVDEMLDMARCKGSKLLPDHPSSSSSKLAACKCLSISSCFCYIGSRRDVAVQIRILNKKIENISKDKIFLTLNSSTQPTGKGSTSKLIRSSNLVEPNLVGKEIIHSSRKLVDLILAHKESKSYKLAIVGTGGVGKTTLAQKIYNDQKVKRSFRQQAWVCVSQDYSEVTLLKEVLRNIGVHHEQGETIAELQRKVAETINGKSFLLVLDDVWHPNVWMDLLRPALHETTAGVLLLTTRDDQIAKRIGVEHTHRVDLMSVEVGWELLWKNMNIDKEKEVQNLRNTGIEIVRKCGRLPLAIKVIASALAGRDVTENEWKKFLEKYASSQSMFSDETEGVLYLSYDELPHRLKQCFLYCALYIEGTIILRREITMLWIAEGFVEEKQGQLLEDTAEEYYYELIHRNLLHPDSVIFDQAECRMHDLLRQLACYISREECFIGDVETLSGKNMSKLRRVNAISKKGKVVLPRMDKMEIKVRTFLVVNGPRRIDDTLFKKFLLLRVLVLNYSLVQSIPDYIGKLIHLRLLNLDYTSISCLPESIGSLKNLQVLSLRWCENLHSLPWATTQLCSLRRLVLVCTKINQVPKGIGKLKFLTDLRAFPVGDGSDNVDMQDGWQLEELSSVSQMRFLGLVRLERVTHCSTNTVLTDKKHLKELRLFWTEHGEEPYTEEDVSNAQNVLEQLIPPRNLENLTISRFFGRRYPTWLGTSCLSSVIHLLLTDLRSCVELPPIGQLPNLKYLKIDGAYAVTKVGPEFVGCRNSDPVWNELVAFPKLEWLIIMDMPNWEEWSFFEEETAENEGGEDGAAEIRKDDVRSAGYQLFPRLMVLDLFNCHKLRALPRRLGEDTASLKELRLIGTNNLKALEDFPLLSELLIIQKCESLERISNLPQVTELRVHGCPNLSHVEGVGSLQQLGLGEDMQEISSCWVFGLQEQHQRLHGNDLDIYTLSTS comes from the coding sequence ATGGCAACCATACTAGAATCTTTGCTTGGATCATGTGCCAATAAGTTGAAAGATATCATTACAAATGAGGCCATATTAATCCTAGGGGTGGAAGAAGAGCTCGCAGAACTGCTGCGACGAGTAGAGTTAATACGATGTTGTATATATGATGCTGAGAAAAGGAGGACAAAAGAGTTAGCAGTAAACAATTGGCTTGGTCAACTGAGAGATGTCATATATGATGTTGATGAAATGTTAGATATGGCCAGATGTAAAGGTAGCAAGCTACTGCCTGACCATCCTTCATCATCATCAAGCAAATTAGCTGCATGTAAATGCCTTTCAATTTCCTCTTGCTTTTGTTACATCGGGTCACGTCGTGATGTTGCTGTTCAGATTAGAATTCTGAATAAGAAGATAGAGAACATTTCAAAGGACAAGATTTTTTTAACACTCAACAGTAGTACACAACCTACTGGAAAGGGTTCAACATCCAAACTGATAAGAAGTTCCAACCTTGTTGAGCCCAACCTTGTGGGGAAGGAGATCATACATTCTAGCAGGAAACTGGTTGACTTAATTCTTGCACACAAGGAAAGTAAGTCTTACAAGCTTGCTATTGTTGGAACAGGAGGAGTTGGTAAGACAACACTAGCTCAGAAAATATACAATGACCAAAAAGTAAAAAGAAGCTTCAGGCAACAGGCATGGGTTTGTGTTTCGCAAGACTATAGTGAAGTAACACTTCTGAAAGAGGTTCTCCGAAATATTGGTGTGCATCATGAGCAAGGGGAAACCATAGCAGAACTACAGAGAAAGGTTGCAGAAACAATCAACGGAAAGAGTTTCCTTCTTGTCCTAGATGACGTCTGGCATCCCAATGTATGGATGGATTTATTAAGACCTGCATTGCATGAAACGACCGCCGGAGTATTATTGCTAACCACACGAGATGATCAAATTGCAAAGAGAATAGGTGTAGAACATACCCATCGAGTTGATCTCATGTCAGTAGAGGTGGGATGGGAGCTACTTTGGAAGAACATGAACATCGACAAAGAGAAAGAAGTGCAGAATTTAAGAAACACTGGGATTGAGATTGTTCGCAAATGTGGCCGCCTCCCTCTTGCTATCAAGGTTATTGCTAGTGCTTTGGCTGGCAGGGATGTAACGGAGAATGAGTGGAAAAAGTTTCTGGAAAAGTATGCTAGCTCACAAAGCATGTTCTCTGATGAAACTGAAGGAGTTTTGTATCTAAGCTACGATGAATTACCACATCGTCTTAAGCAGTGTTTCCTTTATTGTGCTTTGTATATTGAAGGTACTATCATTCTTCGTAGGGAAATTACCATGTTATGGATTGCTGAAGGTTTCGTCGAGGAGAAACAAGGCCAACTATTAGAAGACACAGCAGAAGAGTACTACTATGAGCTAATCCATCGGAATCTCCTCCATCCAGATAGTGTAATTTTTGACCAGGCCGAATGCAGAATGCATGACCTTTTGAGACAACTTGCTTGCTATATATCAAGAGAAGAATGTTTTATTGGGGATGTTGAAACATTAAGTGGTAAAAATATGTCAAAACTGCGACGTGTTAATGCTATCAGCAAGAAGGGTAAAGTAGTGTTACCTAGAATGGATAAGATGGAAATTAAGGTGAGGACTTTCCTAGTTGTTAATGGTCCACGGAGAATCGATGATACACTATTCAAGAAATTTCTGCTTCTTCGTGTTCTGGTACTGAATTACTCACTTGTGCAAAGCATTCCAGATTATATAGGAAAACTGATACATCTACGCCTACTTAATCTAGATTATACTAGCATATCTTGTCTTCCGGAATCCATTGGCTCCTTAAAGAACCTTCAAGTTCTGAGCTTGAGATGGTGCGAGAATCTGCACAGTCTTCCTTGGGCGACGACCCAGTTGTGCAGTTTAAGACGTCTTGTTCTCGTCTGCACAAAAATAAATCAGGTTCCAAAAGGAATAGGAAAATTGAAGTTCCTGACTGATTTACGAGCATTTCCTGTTGGTGACGGAAGTGATAATGTTGATATGCAAGATGGATGGCAGTTGGAAGAGTTATCTTCTGTGTCGCAGATGAGGTTTCTTGGTCTTGTTAGATTGGAAAGGGTGACTCATTGTAGTACAAATACAGTGTTGACGGACAAAAAGCATCTAAAAGAACTAAGACTATTCTGGACTGAACATGGAGAGGAACCATATACCGAAGAAGATGTTAGCAATGCTCAGAATGTCCTTGAGCAGCTAATACCTCCACGCAACCTGGAAAACCTAACTATTTCACGGTTTTTTGGTCGGCGTTATCCCACATGGCTTGGTACCAGCTGTTTGTCTTCAGTGATACACTTGCTCCTCACCGATTTACGATCATGTGTGGAACTTCCACCAATTGGGCAGCTACCAAACTTGAAATATCTGAAAATTGATGGAGCATATGCAGTTACCAAGGTTGGACCTGAATTTGTTGGTTGCAGGAACAGTGATCCCGTATGGAATGAGTTAGTTGCTTTCCCTAAACTTGAATGGTTAATAATCATGGATATGCCAAACTGGGAGGAGTGGTCTTTTTTTGAAGAAGAAACTGCTGAGAATGAAGGGGGGGAGGATGGAGCTGCTGAAATTCGAAAAGATGATGTCCGATCTGCAGGATATCAACTGTTCCCTCGTTTGATGGTGTTGGATCTCTTCAATTGCCATAAATTGAGGGCTCTTCCGCGACGGCTTGGAGAGGATACCGCCAGCTTGAAGGAGCTCAGATTAATTGGAACAAACAACTTGAAGGCCCTGGAGGACTTCCCACTGCTGTCTGAGCTCCTTATTATTCAGAAATGTGAAAGCTTGGAGAGGATCTCCAACCTCCCTCAAGTGACAGAGCTGCGTGTACATGGCTGTCCGAACTTGAGCCATGTGGAGGGTGTGGGAAGCTTGCAGCAGCTGGGGCTGGGCGAGGATATGCAAGAGATATCTTCCTGCTGGGTGTTTGGTCTTCAAGAGCAGCACCAACGACTTCATGGCAATGACCTGGATATCTACACATTGTCTACCAGTTAG
- the LOC125542596 gene encoding putative disease resistance protein RGA3: MAAVLASLLGSCANKLKDIITDEAILILGVEKELTKLLRRVELIQCCIYDAEKRRIKEQAVNNWLGQLRDVIYDVDEILDVARCKGSKLLAGHPSPSSGKSVACKGLSVSSCFCNIVPRRDVATRIRSLNKKIENIANDKIFSTFNSSTQPTRNGPTSKLIRSSNLVEPNLVGKEIIHSSMKLVDLVLAHKEYKSYKLGIVGTGGVGKTTLAQKIYNDQKIKGSFKMHAWISVSQDYSEVTLLKEVLRNIGVHSEQGESITELQRNLAQTIKGESFFLVLDDVWHSNVWTDLLRPAFHETSVGIILVTTRDYQITKRIGIDHTHQVDLMAVEVGWELLWKSMNIEEEKEVQNLRKTGIEIVHKCGRLPLAIKVTASALSSRELTENEWKRYLGRFIGSQSILLDEIEEALYLSYDELPHRLKQCFLYCALYVEDSVIERDEVTWLWIAEGFIEEQQGQLIEDIAEEYYYELIHRNLLQPEMINFDQDECKMHDLLRQLALNISREECFIGDVATLRGGNMSKLRRVTAVIKKDMLVLPRVDKVDVKVRTFLTVKGPWRIEDTLFKRFLLLRVLVLNYSLVQSIPGYIGKLIHLRLLNLDYTGISCLPESIGSLKNLQVLSLKWCNDLHGLPLAITLLCSLRCLDLYGTEINQVPKGMGKLKLLTYLGYYPVGDRSDDALVQDGWKLEELSSWSQMRHLGMVKLERATHSSTNAVLTDKKHLKELVLKWTERGEGSYSEEDVGNTEKVFEQLIPPDNLEDLSIVGFFGRRYPTWFGTTCLSSLIYLKLIDVQSCEELPPIGHLPNLKYVRIDGAHAVAKVGPEFVGCKKGDHVCNEFVAFPKLEWLIFADMPNWEEWSFFEEEVVADVSGVDGAAEIRKEDAQPARVRLLPRLLELQLHGCPKLRDLPQQLGKGTTCLKELTLIGLNSLKAVEDRPVLSEVLVIEDCEGLEKVSNLPEVAELHVGGCPNLSHVERLDSLQRLGLGEDMQEISSRWVPGLQEQHQRLHGEDLDIYTLFR, encoded by the coding sequence ATGGCAGCCGTTCTAGCATCTTTGCTTGGATCATGTGCCAATAAGTTGAAAGATATCATCACAGATGAGGCCATACTAATCCTAGGGGTGGAAAAAGAACTCACAAAACTGCTGCGGCGAGTGGAACTAATTCAGTGTTGTATATACGATGCTGAGAAAAGGAGGATAAAAGAGCAAGCAGTAAACAATTGGCTTGGTCAACTGAGAGATGTTATATATGATGTTGATGAAATCTTGGATGTGGCTAGATGTAAAGGAAGCAAGCTACTTGCTGGCCACCCTTCACCATCATCAGGCAAATCAGTTGCATGTAAAGGCCTTTCAGTTTCCTCTTGTTTTTGCAACATCGTGCCACGCCGTGATGTTGCTACTCGGATTAGAAGCCTGAACAAAAAGATTGAGAACATTGCAAATGACAAGATATTTTCGACTTTCAACAGTAGTACACAACCTACTCGAAATGGTCCAACATCCAAACTGATAAGAAGTTCCAATCTTGTTGAGCCCAACCTTGTGGGGAAGGAGATCATACATTCTAGCATGAAGTTGGTGGATTTAGTGCTTGCACACAAGGAATACAAGTCTTACAAGCTCGGTATCGTTGGAACTGGAGGAGTTGGTAAGACAACACTAGCTCAAAAAATATACAATGATCAGAAAATAAAAGGAAGCTTCAAGATGCACGCATGGATTTCTGTTTCGCAAGACTACAGTGAAGTAACTCTTTTGAAAGAGGTCCTCCGGAATATTGGTGTGCATAGTGAGCAAGGAGAAAGCATAACAGAGCTACAGAGAAATCTTGCACAAACAATTAAAGGCGAGAGTTTCTTTCTCGTTCTTGATGACGTGTGGCATTCCAATGTATGGACAGATTTACTGAGACCTGCATTTCACGAAACAAGTGTCGGAATAATATTGGTAACAACACGAGATTATCAAATTACAAAGAGAATAGGTATAGACCATACCCATCAAGTTGATCTCATGGCAGTAGAAGTGGGATGGGAGCTACTTTGGAAGAGCATGAACATCGAGGAAGAAAAGGAAGTGCAGAATTTAAGAAAAACAGGGATTGAGATTGTTCATAAGTGTGGTCGCCTTCCTCTTGCAATCAAGGTTACCGCTAGTGCTTTGTCAAGCAGAGAACTAACAGAGAATGAGTGGAAAAGGTATTTGGGTAGATTTATTGGCTCTCAGAGCATCCTCTTGGATGAAATAGAAGAAGCTTTGTATCTAAGCTATGATGAGTTACCGCATCGTTTGAAGCAGTGTTTCCTTTATTGTGCTTTGTATGTTGAAGATTCTGTCATTGAACGTGATGAAGTTACCTGGTTATGGATTGCTGAAGGCTTCATCGAGGAGCAGCAAGGTCAACTAATAGAAGACATAGCAGAAGAGTACTACTACGAGCTAATCCATCGAAATCTCCTCCAGCCAGAAATGATAAATTTTGACCAGGATGAATGCAAAATGCATGACCTCTTAAGACAGCTTGCTTTAAATATATCAAGAGAAGAATGTTTTATTGGAGATGTTGCGACATTAAGGGGTGGAAATATGTCAAAACTTAGACGTGTTACTGCTGTTATTAAGAAGGATATGTTAGTTTTACCTAGAGTGGATAAGGTGGATGTTAAGGTGAGGACTTTCCTAACTGTTAAGGGTCCATGGAGAATTGAGGATACATTGTTCAAGAGATTTCTGCTTCTTCGTGTTTTGGTACTGAATTACTCACTTGTACAAAGCATTCCAGGATATATAGGAAAATTGATACATCTACGTCTACTTAATCTGGATTATACTGGCATATCTTGTCTTCCGGAATCCATTGGCTCCCTAAAGAACCTTCAAGTATTGAGCTTGAAATGGTGTAATGATCTGCATGGTCTTCCTTTGGCAATTACATTGTTGTGCAGTTTAAGATGTCTTGATCTTTATGGCACAGAAATCAATCAAGTTCCAAAAGGCATGGGGAAACTGAAGCTCCTCACTTATTTAGGATATTATCCTGTTGGTGATAGAAGTGATGATGCACTTGTACAAGATGGATGGAAGTTGGAAGAGTTGTCTTCTTGGTCGCAGATGAGGCATCTTGGCATGGTTAAATTGGAAAGAGCAACTCATTCTAGTACAAATGCAGTGCTGACGGACAAAAAACATCTAAAAGAACTAGTCCTAAAGTGGACTGAACGTGGAGAGGGGTCATATTcagaagaagatgttggaaataCTGAGAAGGTCTTTGAGCAGCTAATACCTCCAGACAACCTGGAAGACCTATCTATTGTTGGATTCTTTGGTCGGCGGTATCCCACCTGGTTTGGTACCACCTGTTTGTCTTCCTTAATATACTTGAAACTCATAGATGTACAATCATGTGAGGAACTTCCACCGATCGGGCACCTACCCAACTTGAAATATGTGAGAATTGATGGAGCACATGCAGTTGCCAAGGTTGGACCTGAATTTGTTGGCTGCAAGAAGGGTGATCATGTATGTAATGAGTTTGTTGCTTTCCCAAAACTTGAATGGTTGATCTTCGCAGATATGCCCAACTGGGAGGAGTGGTCTTTTTTTGAGGAAGAAGTTGTTGCTGATGTAAGCGGAGTGGATGGAGCTGCTGAGATCCGAAAAGAGGATGCCCAACCTGCAAGGGTGCGACTGCTGCCTCGTTTGTTGGAATTGCAACTTCACGGTTGCCCGAAGCTGAGGGATCTCCCGCAACAGCTTGGAAAGGgcaccacctgtttgaaggagcTCACCTTAATAGGACTAAACAGCTTGAAGGCCGTGGAGGACCGCCCAGTGCTCTCTGAGGTCCTTGTTATTGAGGATTGTGAAGGCCTAGAGAAGGTCTCCAACCTCCCTGAAGTGGCAGAGCTGCATGTGGGTGGTTGTCCAAACTTAAGCCATGTAGAGAGATTGGACAGTTTGCAGCGGCTGGGGCTGGGCGAGGATATGCAAGAGATCTCTTCACGTTGGGTGCCTGGGCTTCAAGAGCAGCACCAACGACTTCATGGCGAAGATCTGGATATCTACACGCTGTTTAGGTAG